One Rhododendron vialii isolate Sample 1 chromosome 2a, ASM3025357v1 genomic region harbors:
- the LOC131311581 gene encoding NAD(P)H dehydrogenase (quinone) FQR1-like: MATKVYIVYYSMYGHVAKLAEQIQKGAASVEGVEAKLWQVPETLPEEVLGKLGAPPKSDVPIIAPQELDEADGLIFGFPTRYGMMCAQFKAFFDSTGGLWRTQKLAGKPAGIFFSTGSQGGGQETTALTAITQLAHHGMIFVPIGYTFGAGMFEMEKVKGGSPYGAGTYAGDGTRQPSELELEQAFHQGKYMAGIAKKFKGSA; encoded by the exons ATGGCTACCAAAGTCTACATTGT TTACTACTCAATGTACGGACATGTTGCAAAACTAGCAGAACAAATACAGAAAGGAGCTGCATCTGTGGAAGGAGTTGAGGCAAAATTGTGGCAG GTGCCAGAAACACTTCCTGAGGAGGTTCTAGGAAAGTTGGGTGCACCACCGAAGAGCGATGTGCCGATCATCGCACCACAGGAGCTTGATGAGGCAGATGGGCTAATTTTTGGATTCCCCACTAGGTATGGAATGATGTGTGCCCAATTCAAGGCGTTTTTCGATTCAACTGGCGGCCTTTGGAGAACCCAAAAGCTTGCTGGGAAGCCTGCGGGCATTTTCTTCAGCACGGGCTCTCAAGGAGGCGGTCAAGAGACTACCGC ATTAACAGCCATTACTCAGCTCGCTCATCACGGAATGATCTTCGTGCCAATCGGCTACACATTTGGAGCCGGAATGTTTGAGATGGAGAAAGTGAAAGGTGGTAGTCCATACGGTGCCGGAACATATGCAGGGGATGGCACTAGACAGCCTTCGGAGCTCGAACTCGAACAAGCGTTTCACCAAGGAAAATACATGGCTGGCATTGCTAAGAAATTCAAGGGATCTGCTTAA
- the LOC131311598 gene encoding probable NAD(P)H dehydrogenase (quinone) FQR1-like 1 — translation MATKVYIVYYSMYGHVATLAEQIKKGAASVEGVEAKLWQVPETLPEEVLGKLSAPPKSDVPYITPNELGEADGLIFGFPTRFGMMAAQFKAFLDSTGGLWHTQKLSGKPAGLFYSTGSQGGGQETTALTAITQLVHHGMIFVPIGYTFGAGMFEMEKVKGGSPYGAGTYAGDGSRQPSELELEQAFHQGKYIAGIAKKLKGSA, via the exons TTACTACTCGATGTACGGACATGTTGCGACACTAGCGGAACAAATAAAGAAAGGAGCTGCATCTGTGGAAGGAGTTGAGGCAAAACTATGGCAG GTGCCCGAAACGTTGCCTGAGGAGGTTCTTGGAAAACTGTCTGCCCCACCAAAGAGTGATGTGCCATACATAACACCAAATGAGCTTGGTGAGGCAGATGGGCTTATTTTTGGTTTCCCCACTAGATTTGGAATGATGGCTGCCCAATTCAAAGCATTTCTGGATTCAACTGGTGGTCTATGGCACACACAAAAGCTCTCTGGAAAGCCCGCGGGCCTGTTCTATAGCACTGGTTCTCAGGGAGGCGGTCAAGAGACTACCGC ATTAACAGCCATTACTCAACTCGTTCACCACGGCATGATCTTTGTGCCGATTGGCTACACATTTGGAGCTGGAATGTTTGAGATGGAGAAGGTGAAAGGTGGTAGTCCCTACGGTGCAGGAACTTATGCAGGAGATGGCTCTAGACAGCCTTCGGAGCTCGAACTTGAGCAAGCTTTCCACCAGGGAAAATATATTGCTGGCATTGCTAAGAAACTCAAGGGATCTGCTTAA